One Elaeis guineensis isolate ETL-2024a chromosome 10, EG11, whole genome shotgun sequence genomic window carries:
- the LOC105053339 gene encoding cell number regulator 10: MKNNSPPSVSFIIHSLYIHHNLRSLLPRNTLSLSLTLSTAMDPSKLVEFTPPVTGVPVAVSHNVYNVQTQAPVVWSTGLCDCMEDVENCCLTCWCPCITFGRIAELVDRGTISCGTAGSLYVIIAILTGCQWIDSWSYSSKLRSQYNLPESPCYGCCVHIWCERCALCRDYRELKNRGYDMTIGWQMNKERRCQVATQPPIMQRAMMR, from the exons ATGAAGAACAACTCACCTCCTTCTGTCTCGTTCATCATACACAGCTTATATATACATCACAACCTCCGTTCCTTGCTTCCTCgtaatactctctctctctctctcactctctcgacTGCAATGGATCCTTCCAAGCTAGTTGAGTTCACACCTCCGGTGACAGGGGTGCCTGTGGCTGTGAGTCATAATGTATATAACGTCCAAACCCAAGCTCCAGTAGTATGGTCTACCGGCCTCTGTGACTGCATGgaagatgttgaaaatt GTTGTCTAACTTGCTGGTGTCCATGCATAACATTTGGCCGGATTGCAGAATTAGTGGATAGAGGCACAATTT CATGTGGGACAGCGGGATCGTTGTACGTGATTATAGCGATCTTGACTGGATGTCAATGGATAGACTCTTGGTCTTATAGTTCTAAGCTCAGATCGCAGTACAACTTGCCGGAGTCCCCTTGCTACGGCTGCTGTGTTCACATCTGGTGCGAGAGATGCGCCTTATGTCGAGACTACCGAGAGCTCAAGAACCGTGGATACGACATGACCatag GGTGGCAAATGAACAAGGAAAGACGGTGCCAGGTGGCGACCCAACCACCTATAATGCAAAGAGCTATGATGCGTTAA